The Primulina eburnea isolate SZY01 chromosome 8, ASM2296580v1, whole genome shotgun sequence genome contains a region encoding:
- the LOC140840044 gene encoding uncharacterized protein produces MAAKRVVCVLFFVLSCVAICSAARIILEAVDVAGEGYGGGGGGAGGGSGGGVVDHGYASGAGRGAGKGSGYGGEGEHGAGGGGGGGGSGGGGGAAYAAGGEHGAGYGSGGGEGGGAGYGAGGAHGGGGGGGGGGGGGGAAAGGGHAGGYGGGEGGGSGGGYTAGGGYGGGGGHGGGGGSASAGGASAGGYGSGGGAGGGAGGAHGGGYGGGAGGGSGGGGAYAGGEHASGYGGGSGAGEGGGYAP; encoded by the coding sequence ATGGCTGCAAAACGAGTTGTTTGTGTGCTTTTCTTCGTGTTATCGTGTGTGGCGATATGTTCGGCAGCTAGGATTATCCTAGAGGCTGTTGATGTGGCTGGGGAAGGGTATGGTGGTGGGGGTGGTGGCGCCGGTGGAGGGTCAGGCGGAGGTGTGGTCGATCATGGGTATGCAAGTGGTGCTGGAAGAGGTGCTGGAAAAGGTTCTGGGTATGGCGGAGAAGGAGAGCATGGTGCTGGAGGTGGTGGCGGTGGAGGTGGTAGTGGGGGTGGAGGTGGGGCTGCGTATGCTGCTGGGGGGGAGCATGGTGCAGGGTATGGAAGTGGAGGTGGTGAAGGAGGGGGTGCAGGCTATGGTGCGGGAGGTGCAcatggtggaggtggaggtggaggaggtggtggtggaggaggaggTGCTGCTGCTGGTGGAGGACATGCTGGTGGATATGGAGGAGGTGAAGGGGGAGGCAGCGGAGGTGGCTATACTGCCGGTGGAGGATATGGGGGCGGCGGAGGCCATGGCGGTGGAGGTGGCTCTGCTAGTGCTGGAGGAGCATCAGCCGGGGGATATGGTAGTGGTGGAGGGGCTGGAGGTGGAGCTGGAGGAGCCCATGGTGGAGGTTATGGCGGTGGCGCAGGAGGCGGTTCAGGCGGAGGTGGTGCATATGCTGGAGGTGAACATGCTAGTGGATATGGTGGTGGCTCCGGTGCTGGCGAAGGCGGTGGCTATGCTCCTTGA
- the LOC140840048 gene encoding translation initiation factor eIF2B subunit gamma-like: MDFQVVVLAGGYSKTLVPLVSKEVPKALLPVANTPVLYYVLELLELNELNNAIVVVEGESAALLISAWISSTFVDRLQVEVIAVPEDIGTAGALRAIDHRLAAKNILVVSGDLVCEIPPGAVAAAHSRHDAAVTAMLCSVPVSGPSDSGSSGAKDKAKKTARYNIIGLDPTKQFLLHIAAGAEVEKDIRIQKSILQAVGEMEIHADLMDAHMYAFKRSVLQDILNQKENFQSLRRDVLPYLVRSQLRCELLLSGVQSEENGNGKDAIQNNKAVVSQLLANASAPSIHDTYARGPDGSAPISRKTHKCCVYIANKSKYCSRLNSIQSFSDINRDVVGDANHLLSGYSFSAQNNIIHPSVILGSKTTVGPQCMVGEGSQMGDKCSVKKSVIGRHCRIGSNVKIANSVVMNYVTIGDGCSIQGSIICSNVQLQERAIFKDCQVGAGFVVTTGSEYKGESLAKKEKQ, translated from the exons ATGGATTTTCAAGTGGTGGTGTTAGCAGGTGGCTATTCTAAAACCCTGGTCCCTCTTGTTTCCAAG GAGGTGCCGAAAGCGCTGCTGCCGGTGGCGAACACGCCGGTTCTGTATTATGTTCTGGAGCTTCTTGAGCTAAACGAACTTAATAATGCCATCGTA GTTGTTGAAGGGGAAAGCGCTGCTCTTTTAATCAGTGCGTGGATTTCGAGCACATTTGTTGATCGGTTACAAGTTGAG GTAATCGCAGTTCCTGAGGATATTGGAACAGCTGGTGCTCTTAGAGCTATTGACCACCGTCTGGCTGCGAAAAATATCTTG GTTGTAAGTGGTGATCTGGTATGTGAAATACCCCCTGGGGCAGTGGCTGCTGCTCATAGTCGACATGATGCTGCAGTTACTGCAATGCTTTGTTCTGTTCCTGTCAGTGGACCATCGGATTCAGGCTCATCTGGTGCTAAGGACAAAGCCAAGAAGACAGCGCGCTATAATATTATCGGATTGGATCCAACAAAACAATTTTTACTGCATATAGCAGCTG GAGCTGAAGTCGAGAAAGATATCCGAATTCAGAAGAGCATCCTTCAAGCTGTTGGCGAG ATGGAAATTCATGCCGATCTAATGGATGCTCATATGTATGCATTCAAAAG ATCTGTTCTCCAAGATATTCTGAATCAGAAagaaaattttcaaagtttGAGGCGTGACGTGTTGCCTTATCTTGTTCGGAGCCAGCTG AGATGTGAATTATTACTAAGTGGAGTGCAATCAGAAGAAAATGGCAATGGTAAGGATGCTATCCAGAACAATAAAGCAGTGGTATCTCAACTTCTGGCGAATGCATCTGCACCTAGTATTCATGATACCTATGCCCGGGGTCCTGATGGTTCTGCTCCTATTTCAAGAAAAACTCATAAATGTTGTGTTTATATTGCCAACAAAAGCAAGTACTGTTCACGCTTAAATTCCATTCAGTCTTTCAGCGACATAAATCGAGAC GTAGTCGGAGATGCAAATCACCTACTATCAGGCTATTCTTTTTCTGCACAGAACAATATAATTCATCCTTCGGTTATACTTGGATCTAAGACTACT GTTGGACCACAATGTATGGTAGGAGAAGGTTCGCAGATGGGCGATAAATGCAGCGTGAAGAAGTCTGTCATTGGCCGCCATTGTCGTATAGGTTCAAATGTGAAG ATTGCGAACTCCGTTGTCATGAACTATGTAACCATTGGCGATGGTTGTTCCATCCAAGGTTCTATTATCTGCAGTAATGTACAACTGCAAGAGCGTGCCATATTTAAAGATTGTCAG GTTGGAGCGGGATTTGTGGTCACCACGGGTAGTGAGTACAAGGGGGAATCCTTGGCTAAGAAAGAAAAGCAATGA
- the LOC140840047 gene encoding ADP-ribosylation factor-like protein 8b, giving the protein MGLWDDFLNWLRSLFFKQEMELSLIGLQNAGKTSLVNVVATGGYSEDMIPTVGFNMRKVTKGNVTIKLWDLGGQPRFRSMWERYCRAVSAIVYVVDAADHENVNISKSELHDLLSKPSLSGIPLLVLGNKIDKPQALSKQALTDQMDLKNIADREVGCFMISCKNSTNIDQVIDWLVKHSKSKS; this is encoded by the exons ATGGGTCTCTGGGACGATTTTCTCAATTGGCTGCGGAG CCTGTTTTTCAAGCAAGAAATGGAGCTGTCTTTGATAGGTCTTCAAAATGCTGGGAAAACTTCACTAGTAAATGTTGTCGCT ACTGGTGGATATAGTGAAGACATGATCCCTACA GTAGGGTTTAATATGCGGAAAGTTACTAAAGGGAATGTTACAATAAAGTTGTGGGATCTAGGAGGTCAACCGAGATTTCGCAGTATGTGGGAGCGGTACTGTCGTGCAGTTTCTGCTATTGT CTACGTTGTTGATGCTGCCGATCATGAGAACGTCAACATCTCCAAGAGTGAACTTCACGATTTGCTGAGCAAACCATCTCTTAGTGGTATTCCTCTACTGGTGCTAGGAAACAAGATCGACAAGCCTCAGGCACTATCTAAACAGGCCTTAACCGACCAAAT GGATTTGAAAAACATCGCAGATCGGGAGGTTGGCTGTTTCATGATATCATGCAAGAACTCCACGAACATCGATCAGGTCATCGATTGGCTAGTTAAGCATTCGAAGTCGAAGAGCTGA
- the LOC140840050 gene encoding cysteine proteinase inhibitor-like has protein sequence MAATGNVRECEGSQNSIEIEDLARFAVEEHNKKQNALLEFKNVKNVKQQVVAGTMYHITLEATDGGKKKVYEAKVWVKQWMNFKEVQEFKHVGDA, from the exons ATGGCGGCTACGGGAAATGTTCGGGAGTGTGAAGGATCTCAGAACAGCATTGAGATCGAAGATCTTGCGCGTTTCGCCGTTGAAGAGCACAACAAGAAGCAG AACGCACTATTGGAATTCAAGAACGTAAAGAATGTGAAGCAGCAAGTAGTTGCAGGGACCATGTACCACATAACCCTTGAGGCAACCGATGGAGggaagaagaaagtgtatgaggcTAAGGTTTGGGTGAAGCAATGGATGAACTTTAAGGAAGTTCAAGAATTCAAGCATGTGGGTGATGCTTGA